One Chitinispirillum alkaliphilum genomic region harbors:
- a CDS encoding excinuclease ABC subunit C: MFYVYMLRCSDGSYYTGHTDNLEKRLYEHNEGIFKNYTETRRPVRLVFQQVFNTRDDAFRAEVRIKGWSRKKKEALIKNDWLEISVLSRRKGSRNPSDLGAQGERRGKGSRSRTGVGQE; the protein is encoded by the coding sequence ATGTTTTACGTTTACATGTTACGTTGCTCCGATGGATCATACTACACAGGTCATACCGATAATCTGGAAAAAAGACTGTATGAACATAATGAGGGAATTTTTAAAAACTATACAGAGACAAGACGGCCGGTGAGGTTGGTTTTTCAGCAGGTATTTAATACCAGAGATGACGCATTTCGGGCTGAAGTGAGGATTAAGGGGTGGAGCAGAAAAAAGAAGGAGGCGTTGATTAAGAATGATTGGTTGGAGATTTCTGTGTTGAGTAGGAGGAAGGGGAGTAGGAACCCTTCAGACCTGGGAGCTCAGGGTGAGCGGAGGGGGAAAGGAAGCAGGAGTAGGACAGGAGTAGGACAGGAGTAG
- a CDS encoding DNA polymerase IV, with the protein MERTVVHINIVNFYVSVARMLQPRIMSYPVAVVSPGAGRRVVLDVSSEAAQAGVRKGMAAEAALRICRDLVITHPVPAAYEKVEQVLMERACTVSPRAEIAGPGHLFVDVTGTRRLLGSAVDVGDRLSKSIKEQLSFESAVGVASNRLVSKIATRVIKPKGLCSVINGCEEEFMAPLSVYLLPGLEKHLLMKLLQFNIRFNNQIFEISASDLAAALGPSAHEICTLARGIDQTIVREIVQPPPVVQEQIVLKEQTNDENQIAAALFTMISRAGVRIRKMGLAAGNLFLRITYADGSVAWRKIKLSPPVRGDLTLFETAHLLLKKMCSRRVRLARLDMKVTDLTFPYGQTDLFQDCEKEENLMSALDSIRDSFGEGSIKFWGRSGG; encoded by the coding sequence GTGGAAAGAACTGTAGTTCATATAAATATAGTCAATTTTTATGTTTCTGTGGCCAGGATGCTTCAGCCCCGGATCATGAGCTACCCGGTAGCGGTGGTGAGCCCCGGGGCAGGCCGGAGGGTTGTGCTCGATGTTTCCTCTGAAGCTGCCCAGGCCGGGGTAAGAAAGGGTATGGCTGCAGAGGCCGCCTTGCGTATATGCAGAGACCTGGTGATTACCCATCCTGTTCCCGCTGCCTATGAGAAGGTTGAACAGGTTCTTATGGAAAGGGCCTGCACTGTTTCTCCCAGGGCAGAAATCGCCGGTCCCGGACACCTCTTTGTTGATGTCACGGGAACCAGACGCCTTTTGGGCAGTGCGGTTGATGTCGGTGACCGGTTAAGCAAAAGTATAAAGGAGCAGCTGAGTTTTGAGAGTGCAGTAGGGGTGGCTTCCAATCGTCTGGTCAGTAAAATAGCCACCAGGGTAATTAAGCCCAAAGGACTCTGCAGTGTGATTAATGGCTGCGAAGAGGAGTTTATGGCCCCGCTTTCTGTGTATCTTCTGCCCGGGCTCGAGAAACACCTTCTGATGAAACTGCTTCAGTTTAATATCCGTTTTAACAATCAAATCTTTGAAATTTCGGCATCAGATCTTGCTGCCGCCCTGGGGCCATCGGCACACGAAATCTGCACCCTGGCAAGGGGTATCGATCAAACCATAGTGCGGGAGATTGTGCAGCCCCCTCCTGTCGTACAGGAACAGATTGTTTTAAAGGAGCAAACCAATGATGAAAATCAGATTGCAGCTGCGCTGTTTACCATGATATCCCGGGCTGGTGTCCGGATCAGAAAAATGGGCCTTGCCGCAGGGAATCTCTTTTTGCGTATTACCTATGCCGATGGATCGGTGGCGTGGAGAAAAATAAAACTTTCGCCTCCTGTGCGGGGAGATCTGACCCTGTTTGAAACTGCCCACCTGTTGCTTAAAAAAATGTGCTCCCGCAGGGTGCGCCTTGCACGGCTGGACATGAAAGTAACCGATCTGACTTTCCCGTATGGCCAGACCGATCTTTTTCAGGACTGTGAAAAAGAGGAAAACCTTATGAGTGCGCTGGATTCAATACGGGATAGTTTCGGGGAGGGGTCGATAAAATTCTGGGGCAGAAGCGGGGGATGA
- a CDS encoding DNA polymerase III alpha subunit, producing MYPTDLFKKFTLQRGFVRSFSPFCCVQGLMLSMSVLLSVVSNFSLLRGVLSPEQICRRAKELSYTAVALTDTDNLYGLPEFLSGCRDYGLRAIIASQLSCSAGTVLLYARGNDGYRNLCRIISEKHCSEKFDIHESIKKDSSGLCGVSNERQVISSLHGILPLYYRITSLKAVPAWVKELNMKSLVIPQAVFSHASQYQTHRLLRAISLNTTLSALSSDQLFPCDALMRSPQQIYDRFEVFEEALQTTRQFGENLFSRDDFGQFIMPVFPDSHPNSAEVLRKKAFEGAKWRYGELSEAVVKRLGYELELIESKGFCDYFLVVDDIVKQSPRTCGRGSGAASIVAFCLGITNVDPIRYNLMFERFLNPGRTDPPDIDIDFAWDERDEVLRYVFERYGEEHTAMIATHQTFGTRMAIRETARVYGCTEQEISDVTRKIPWFAQLCQDDSQLEDELRSLPVARDLSLDPPWPQILSEAKKIIGMPSGIGTHCGGVVITPGPIREMAPVQYSAKGFPIVQWEKDGAEAMGLVKIDLLGNRSLAVIRDAIANIQEEGVEFDENSWDPQSDPQTMDLFARGESMGVFYVESPAMRLLQKKSGRGDFEHLVIHSSIIRPAANAYIRKYLERLHGASFEVLHPVFKEVLSETFGIMVYQEDVSRVAMALAGFSSEDADMLRKIVSKKARNRRFEDYKQKFFHGAAARGVSKSIIQEIWNMMLSFSGYSFCKPHSASYVQVSFQSAYLKVHYPASFMAAVLSNYGGYYSTQAYISEAMRLGIKVFPPDVNLSQINYRAAGNTLFVGLCQIKGLTHNAQNRIVERRRCDGPYRDMTDFMKRTNLDETDMERLLYAGAFDNLCRNINRSQQFWQMRSFYLGGRSGGSLPGLKPLTQAQYLSYQYKTIGFLTPHHPVTYVRYHARNSCIKIGQIDGCLGKMVTFLGWCITSKTVFTKTGDDMVFVTFEDESGLCEGVLFPDVYKRYAWLIAHHTVVLVKGKVTEEFGVKTVEISWLGRVRRVERLRG from the coding sequence ATGTATCCAACGGATCTGTTTAAAAAATTTACCCTTCAGCGGGGTTTTGTCCGTTCCTTTTCTCCTTTCTGCTGCGTGCAGGGATTGATGCTTTCTATGTCTGTTCTGTTGAGTGTGGTCAGTAATTTTTCGCTTCTCAGGGGTGTATTGTCTCCGGAGCAGATTTGCAGAAGAGCAAAAGAGCTTAGTTATACCGCCGTTGCACTTACCGACACCGATAATCTCTACGGTCTTCCGGAATTTCTCTCCGGCTGCAGGGATTATGGTCTTCGCGCCATTATTGCTTCGCAGCTGAGTTGTTCTGCTGGAACAGTACTGCTTTATGCCCGCGGGAATGATGGATACCGCAATCTCTGCCGCATTATCAGCGAAAAGCACTGCAGTGAGAAATTCGATATTCATGAATCGATAAAAAAAGATTCTTCCGGCCTCTGCGGGGTCAGCAATGAGCGTCAGGTGATTTCTTCGCTTCATGGAATTCTGCCACTCTACTACCGTATAACATCCCTTAAAGCGGTACCTGCCTGGGTTAAAGAGCTCAATATGAAATCGCTTGTGATACCTCAGGCGGTTTTCTCTCATGCCTCTCAATACCAGACCCATCGATTACTCAGGGCGATCTCGCTCAATACGACTCTTTCAGCGCTCAGCTCTGATCAGCTGTTTCCGTGTGATGCGCTTATGCGTTCCCCCCAGCAGATATACGACAGATTTGAAGTATTTGAGGAGGCGCTTCAAACCACCAGACAATTTGGAGAAAATCTCTTTTCCAGAGATGATTTCGGGCAGTTTATTATGCCGGTGTTTCCGGATTCCCATCCAAATTCAGCAGAAGTGCTGCGGAAAAAAGCCTTTGAAGGAGCAAAATGGAGGTATGGAGAGCTCTCTGAGGCGGTGGTGAAAAGACTCGGCTATGAGCTTGAACTCATAGAGAGTAAGGGTTTTTGCGACTATTTCCTGGTTGTGGATGATATCGTAAAACAATCCCCCCGGACCTGTGGCAGGGGATCGGGGGCGGCAAGTATTGTGGCATTTTGTCTTGGAATCACCAATGTTGACCCTATCCGCTATAATCTGATGTTTGAGCGGTTTCTCAACCCCGGACGCACCGATCCGCCCGATATCGACATTGACTTTGCCTGGGATGAACGTGACGAGGTGCTTCGTTATGTTTTTGAGAGATACGGGGAGGAGCATACCGCCATGATCGCCACGCATCAGACCTTTGGCACCCGTATGGCCATACGGGAGACTGCCCGTGTGTACGGGTGTACAGAGCAGGAGATCAGTGATGTAACCAGAAAGATTCCCTGGTTTGCACAATTATGCCAGGATGACAGTCAGCTTGAGGATGAGTTACGATCATTGCCGGTTGCAAGGGATCTCAGTCTCGATCCGCCCTGGCCGCAAATTCTTTCGGAAGCCAAAAAGATAATCGGTATGCCCAGTGGCATTGGTACCCACTGCGGGGGAGTGGTTATCACTCCCGGGCCAATCAGGGAAATGGCCCCTGTGCAGTATTCGGCCAAGGGGTTTCCCATAGTTCAGTGGGAGAAGGATGGGGCAGAAGCGATGGGGCTTGTAAAGATCGATCTTCTGGGCAACAGGTCTCTGGCGGTTATCAGGGATGCTATCGCCAATATACAAGAGGAGGGGGTGGAGTTTGATGAAAACAGCTGGGACCCTCAGAGTGATCCCCAAACAATGGATCTTTTTGCCCGGGGGGAGAGTATGGGGGTTTTTTATGTGGAATCTCCGGCTATGCGTCTTCTTCAGAAAAAAAGCGGCAGGGGTGATTTTGAGCATCTGGTGATTCATTCATCTATAATCCGTCCTGCGGCGAATGCATATATCAGAAAATATCTGGAGCGGCTTCACGGAGCATCCTTTGAGGTTCTTCACCCGGTTTTTAAAGAGGTGCTCAGCGAGACATTTGGTATCATGGTCTATCAGGAGGATGTCTCCAGGGTGGCCATGGCTCTGGCCGGATTTTCATCCGAAGATGCTGATATGCTCAGAAAAATCGTATCCAAAAAGGCCCGTAACAGGCGTTTTGAAGACTATAAACAGAAATTTTTCCACGGTGCAGCTGCACGGGGTGTTTCAAAGAGTATCATACAGGAAATATGGAATATGATGCTTTCCTTTTCCGGGTATTCATTCTGCAAACCCCATTCTGCAAGTTATGTGCAGGTTTCTTTTCAGTCTGCATACCTGAAGGTGCACTATCCGGCTTCATTTATGGCGGCTGTGCTCTCAAACTACGGGGGGTATTATTCGACTCAGGCGTATATCAGCGAAGCGATGCGGCTTGGCATAAAGGTTTTCCCTCCGGATGTGAATCTCAGTCAGATCAACTACAGAGCTGCTGGAAACACTCTTTTTGTGGGGCTGTGTCAGATAAAGGGGCTCACTCATAACGCACAGAACAGAATCGTAGAGAGGCGCCGGTGTGATGGCCCCTACAGAGATATGACCGATTTTATGAAAAGAACGAATCTGGATGAAACCGACATGGAACGGCTTCTCTACGCGGGGGCTTTTGATAATCTTTGCAGGAATATCAACCGTTCCCAGCAGTTCTGGCAGATGAGAAGCTTTTATCTGGGCGGCAGATCCGGTGGTTCTTTGCCCGGGCTCAAACCGCTAACGCAGGCTCAGTATCTCTCATATCAGTATAAAACCATAGGGTTTCTCACCCCGCATCATCCGGTTACCTATGTGCGGTACCATGCCCGGAATTCATGTATAAAGATAGGGCAGATCGATGGCTGTTTGGGCAAAATGGTCACATTTTTAGGCTGGTGCATAACGTCAAAGACCGTTTTTACCAAAACCGGTGATGACATGGTTTTTGTCACCTTTGAGGATGAAAGCGGTTTGTGCGAAGGGGTATTGTTCCCCGATGTGTATAAAAGATATGCATGGCTCATTGCTCATCACACGGTGGTACTGGTAAAGGGAAAGGTAACTGAGGAGTTTGGGGTGAAGACTGTGGAGATATCATGGTTGGGGAGGGTGAGGAGGGTCGAGAGGTTGAGAGGTTGA
- a CDS encoding ATP phosphoribosyltransferase: MKLSLGLPKGSLEKSTISLFNKTGIHIKCKDRSYYPSCDDPELDLIIMRPQEIPRYVEQGIIDCGITGQDWVTENNSDVVEIAELRYSKSSRQKCRWVLAVPEESPYQVAEDLKGKRIATELVETTKRFFANKNIPVNVEFSWGATEVKPPRLVDAIVDITETGSSLRANRLRIIDMLMETCTVIIASKAAWSDKEKRGKLENLKMLLHGTLDAENYVGLKCNVEEKNLETVLKILPALHNPTVSHLSDSGWCAVETILPFYDTKHVIPLLKHAGATGIVEYPVNKVIA; this comes from the coding sequence ATGAAACTCTCATTAGGATTACCAAAAGGTAGTCTTGAAAAGTCAACTATCAGTCTTTTCAACAAGACCGGTATTCACATCAAGTGTAAGGATAGATCCTACTACCCCAGCTGCGATGATCCTGAGCTTGATCTGATCATTATGCGTCCTCAGGAAATACCCCGTTATGTGGAACAGGGTATAATTGATTGCGGAATTACAGGTCAGGACTGGGTTACAGAGAACAACTCAGATGTGGTTGAAATAGCAGAGCTCAGGTATAGCAAATCATCCCGCCAGAAATGCCGGTGGGTTCTTGCTGTTCCTGAAGAATCACCTTATCAGGTTGCAGAAGATCTCAAGGGTAAGAGAATCGCTACAGAACTTGTGGAAACTACCAAGAGATTTTTCGCAAACAAAAACATCCCTGTGAATGTTGAGTTTTCATGGGGTGCAACCGAAGTAAAGCCTCCCAGACTGGTTGATGCTATAGTCGACATAACAGAAACAGGATCATCTCTCAGAGCAAACAGACTCAGAATTATAGATATGCTGATGGAGACCTGCACTGTGATCATTGCAAGTAAAGCAGCCTGGAGTGACAAGGAAAAACGAGGTAAGCTTGAAAACCTCAAAATGCTGCTTCACGGAACCCTTGATGCAGAAAACTATGTAGGTTTAAAATGTAATGTAGAAGAGAAGAATCTTGAAACGGTGCTGAAAATACTTCCCGCACTTCATAACCCTACTGTATCCCATCTTTCTGATAGCGGATGGTGTGCCGTAGAGACAATTCTTCCTTTCTATGACACAAAACATGTTATTCCCCTGCTTAAACACGCAGGTGCTACAGGGATAGTCGAGTACCCTGTAAATAAGGTTATCGCCTGA
- a CDS encoding Electron transfer flavoprotein, alpha subunit → MGINVELEKCIGCSLCVRACAQNAIEIVDKKAVIDLSKCNLCSACVDACKKFEAITITKESTTDIDISQYKNVAVFIEQHDGSIAGVSYEMLGEGRKLADQLGEDLVAVLIGNDMNSVAETLIKYGADKVVYMNGTELKTFRDDTYAQLVCEFIDQEKPSILLAGATAIGRSFIPKVAARVWGGLTADCTKLEVDVERKLLLGTRPAFGGNLMATIICPNHRPQIATVRHKVMKAAERDENRTGELVVHNIEPAHARERTKVVDIVKEIESTVNITEADIIVAGGRGMGKPENFAYLRELAEVLGGAVGASRAAVDNEWIPYSHQVGQTGKTVCPKVYIACGISGSVQHMAGMQSSDYIIAINKDPDADIFQIANVGIVGDAIEILPQLIKEFKNEQENCLT, encoded by the coding sequence ATGGGAATTAATGTTGAACTTGAGAAGTGTATAGGTTGCAGTCTTTGCGTAAGAGCATGTGCTCAAAATGCAATCGAAATCGTTGACAAAAAAGCTGTTATTGACCTGTCCAAGTGTAACCTCTGCTCTGCTTGTGTCGATGCCTGTAAGAAGTTCGAGGCAATTACAATCACCAAGGAATCAACTACAGATATCGATATTTCACAGTACAAAAACGTAGCAGTATTTATCGAACAGCACGATGGCTCTATCGCAGGTGTTTCTTACGAAATGCTTGGTGAGGGCCGTAAGCTTGCAGATCAGCTTGGAGAGGATCTGGTTGCGGTTCTTATCGGAAACGATATGAACAGTGTTGCCGAAACTCTCATAAAATATGGTGCTGATAAAGTGGTGTATATGAATGGAACCGAGCTTAAAACATTCCGTGATGACACTTACGCACAGCTGGTATGTGAATTCATCGATCAGGAAAAACCATCCATTCTACTGGCCGGAGCAACTGCTATAGGACGTTCATTTATTCCAAAAGTTGCTGCAAGAGTATGGGGCGGGCTTACAGCGGATTGTACTAAACTTGAAGTTGATGTTGAGCGTAAACTGCTCCTTGGCACCCGTCCGGCTTTCGGAGGTAATCTCATGGCGACAATTATCTGCCCAAATCACCGCCCGCAGATAGCAACTGTGAGACATAAAGTTATGAAAGCTGCAGAACGGGATGAAAACCGTACAGGAGAGTTGGTTGTTCACAACATAGAACCTGCACATGCCAGGGAACGCACAAAGGTTGTAGACATTGTCAAGGAGATTGAATCTACAGTAAATATCACCGAAGCCGATATAATTGTTGCTGGCGGGCGTGGTATGGGTAAACCAGAAAATTTTGCATACTTAAGAGAACTTGCTGAAGTACTGGGCGGCGCTGTAGGTGCCAGCCGTGCAGCTGTAGACAATGAATGGATCCCCTACTCTCACCAGGTCGGTCAGACCGGAAAAACCGTTTGTCCCAAAGTGTACATAGCCTGTGGTATTTCCGGCTCAGTCCAGCACATGGCAGGTATGCAGTCTTCCGATTACATTATAGCAATCAACAAAGACCCCGATGCAGATATCTTTCAGATTGCAAATGTAGGTATTGTTGGTGATGCAATAGAAATATTACCACAACTTATCAAAGAGTTCAAGAACGAACAGGAAAACTGTCTTACATGA
- a CDS encoding Electron transfer flavoprotein, beta subunit, translating into MNIVVLIKQVPGTTQVKINPETGTLIRSGVEAVVNPFDEYAIEEAIRIKEKVGGVVKVVTMGPPQAESALKTAISMGADEGYLISDRAFAGSDTWATSYTLSKGIETLGKVDLIICGKQAIDGDTAQVGPGVAEMLDIPFVAWVRKIEEISDSSIRVERLMEEGYDVVEMPLPGLITVVKEINTPRMASLKGKMKAKKAQIVTLSTENMDLDKSRIGLNGSPTQVLRSFVPERKSGGEIFKGELPELVEKAKSIIMNLDVIK; encoded by the coding sequence GTGAATATTGTTGTGTTGATCAAACAGGTACCAGGTACTACCCAGGTAAAAATCAATCCTGAAACCGGTACCCTGATTCGTTCCGGAGTTGAAGCAGTAGTTAATCCTTTTGATGAATACGCGATAGAGGAAGCAATAAGGATTAAAGAGAAAGTGGGCGGGGTGGTGAAAGTTGTTACAATGGGTCCACCACAGGCTGAAAGTGCACTAAAAACAGCAATTTCTATGGGAGCCGATGAAGGATACCTGATTTCAGACCGTGCTTTTGCTGGTTCAGATACTTGGGCAACTTCCTATACACTGTCAAAGGGAATCGAAACTCTCGGGAAAGTTGACCTTATTATCTGCGGAAAACAGGCTATAGACGGGGATACCGCACAGGTTGGCCCCGGTGTGGCAGAAATGCTTGACATTCCTTTTGTAGCATGGGTACGAAAAATTGAGGAGATCTCCGATTCCTCCATTCGAGTTGAGAGATTGATGGAAGAGGGCTATGATGTAGTGGAGATGCCTCTGCCCGGCCTTATTACAGTAGTTAAGGAAATCAACACTCCAAGAATGGCATCCCTTAAAGGAAAGATGAAAGCCAAAAAAGCTCAAATTGTCACCCTGAGTACAGAAAATATGGATTTAGATAAGAGCCGCATAGGACTGAACGGCAGTCCTACCCAGGTATTGCGCTCCTTTGTTCCTGAAAGAAAAAGCGGCGGAGAAATTTTCAAGGGCGAATTACCTGAACTGGTTGAAAAAGCAAAATCCATAATCATGAATCTCGACGTAATTAAATAG
- a CDS encoding Mg/Co/Ni transporter MgtE / CBS domain — MDKEILHEKIREILQGEPVGEVKSLLDTLHPSVTKEALEGFSLDEIYKVLNLIEPEKRADLFSYFEISEQIEIMDRMDERSIFDLVTCIHNDEMVDILLELPEDRHRAIFRMMAKKKREDLLRLESYTEGTVGSIMTSDYAFLPPSITASQAINKLRRESSDAETIFYAYVLDENDHLLGVVSLKQLILANSGAIIDNFMQKDVITLSAVAPVGEAVIELEKSDLIAMPVLDKRGRMAGIVTHDDIADVAKEETTEDFHRMAAAPGLASMNIKMMGVPQLLVKRLPWLLALVFMNVFSGAGIAYFEDTIEAVVALVFFLPLLIDSGGNAGAQSATLIIRALAVGDVRVRDWFYFLRKEFTIALTMGLAMGAAVSLVALFRAPDVMIVVAITMICTVIVGSLIGMLLPFALTKLKMDPATASAPLITSLADISGVLIYFSIASWYFGRLG; from the coding sequence ATGGATAAGGAAATACTGCACGAAAAGATCCGCGAGATACTTCAGGGTGAGCCCGTAGGCGAAGTAAAATCTCTGCTTGACACATTACATCCATCAGTAACAAAAGAAGCTCTTGAGGGGTTTTCACTCGATGAAATTTACAAAGTTCTGAATCTGATTGAGCCTGAGAAGAGGGCTGATCTGTTCAGTTATTTTGAAATTTCTGAACAGATTGAGATCATGGACAGAATGGATGAGAGGTCAATTTTTGATCTGGTGACCTGTATTCATAATGACGAGATGGTGGATATCCTCCTTGAATTACCCGAGGATCGTCACAGGGCAATATTTCGCATGATGGCGAAGAAAAAACGGGAAGATCTCCTGAGACTGGAATCTTACACTGAGGGAACTGTTGGGTCAATTATGACCTCTGATTACGCATTTTTACCACCATCAATTACTGCAAGCCAGGCCATTAACAAATTGCGTCGGGAGTCTTCTGATGCTGAAACAATTTTCTATGCCTATGTTCTTGATGAAAACGATCATCTGCTTGGAGTGGTTTCACTCAAACAATTGATTTTGGCAAATTCCGGAGCCATTATCGATAATTTTATGCAAAAAGATGTTATTACCTTATCAGCTGTCGCACCCGTTGGGGAAGCTGTTATAGAGTTGGAGAAATCCGACCTGATCGCTATGCCTGTTCTCGACAAAAGAGGCAGAATGGCTGGAATTGTTACTCACGATGACATCGCTGATGTGGCAAAAGAGGAAACTACGGAGGATTTCCATCGAATGGCTGCTGCACCAGGTCTGGCCAGTATGAATATAAAGATGATGGGTGTACCCCAATTACTTGTAAAAAGGTTGCCGTGGCTATTGGCTCTCGTATTTATGAATGTTTTTTCCGGTGCTGGTATTGCCTACTTTGAAGATACAATCGAAGCCGTCGTCGCACTGGTCTTTTTTCTCCCTCTGCTTATTGACAGCGGTGGTAATGCCGGGGCTCAGTCTGCAACTCTTATTATCCGGGCTCTGGCTGTGGGTGATGTGAGGGTAAGGGACTGGTTCTATTTTTTGCGCAAGGAATTTACCATTGCTCTTACAATGGGTTTAGCGATGGGGGCGGCCGTTTCTCTGGTTGCGCTGTTCAGGGCACCTGATGTAATGATCGTTGTTGCGATTACAATGATATGCACTGTGATAGTAGGCAGCCTCATAGGGATGCTTCTGCCATTTGCTCTTACCAAATTAAAAATGGACCCGGCTACTGCAAGTGCACCACTAATAACATCATTGGCTGATATAAGCGGTGTTCTGATTTATTTCTCTATCGCTTCATGGTATTTCGGGCGGCTGGGCTAA
- a CDS encoding type VI secretion system protein ImpK, protein MATSSFTKDIMSMTMDLKLSKADQHIESLTTLCTDILLIVIKMREAEDLGETSALRKLILYYIKEFDKNCAVMGVDKQTVEYVKYALIAVLDETVLSIPGQARDFWVVNPMQLELFGDNIAGREFYNKLDKLMSTADKHRDALEVYYLCLSLGFYGKYKLGNTEEREEIITNLAKILVKCGKAQFDTLSPHAYRFSLKNRKTSVKKAFFLPLWAIGTAMAGVTFAAWFVMRFVSGNNVATIVELLN, encoded by the coding sequence ATGGCAACAAGCTCTTTTACCAAAGACATAATGTCGATGACAATGGATCTTAAGCTTTCTAAGGCAGATCAGCATATCGAAAGCCTCACAACCCTGTGCACTGACATTTTACTCATTGTTATTAAAATGCGGGAAGCTGAGGATCTGGGAGAAACTTCTGCTTTGAGAAAGTTAATCCTGTATTACATTAAAGAATTTGATAAAAACTGCGCTGTGATGGGAGTTGATAAACAAACTGTAGAATATGTTAAGTATGCCTTAATTGCAGTTCTTGATGAAACTGTATTATCAATTCCAGGACAGGCACGTGATTTTTGGGTAGTCAATCCAATGCAGCTGGAGTTATTCGGGGACAATATAGCGGGAAGAGAATTTTATAACAAACTCGACAAATTGATGAGTACTGCGGATAAACACCGCGATGCGCTCGAAGTGTACTACCTGTGCCTCTCTCTTGGGTTTTATGGAAAGTATAAGCTGGGGAACACAGAAGAAAGAGAAGAAATCATTACAAATCTTGCAAAAATACTGGTCAAATGCGGCAAAGCTCAATTCGATACGCTCTCACCACATGCCTATAGATTTTCTCTGAAAAACAGGAAAACCAGTGTCAAGAAAGCTTTTTTTCTCCCTCTATGGGCTATTGGAACCGCAATGGCTGGGGTAACTTTTGCAGCATGGTTTGTAATGCGTTTTGTTTCTGGAAACAATGTAGCTACGATTGTAGAGCTTTTAAATTGA